In one window of Pseudodesulfovibrio sediminis DNA:
- a CDS encoding siroheme decarboxylase subunit beta, whose translation MAIQFTETEEKILALAGTDLPDTAQPFKSIAEEVGTTEQEVINLLADLKERKIIRRFGATLRHQKAGYGHNAMVAWRVPPERSEEVGELFAARPEISHCYIRRTYPEWTYNFYTMIHGERPGHAEEVVAELEAAVGIDDNCVLRSLKELKKTSMVYFK comes from the coding sequence ATGGCTATTCAATTTACCGAGACCGAAGAAAAAATATTGGCCCTGGCAGGTACGGATCTGCCGGATACCGCACAGCCCTTCAAGTCCATCGCGGAGGAAGTGGGGACGACCGAGCAGGAAGTCATCAATCTTCTGGCAGACCTCAAGGAACGCAAGATCATTCGTCGTTTCGGCGCGACACTCAGACACCAGAAGGCGGGCTACGGCCACAACGCCATGGTTGCCTGGCGCGTGCCGCCCGAACGGAGCGAAGAGGTCGGCGAGCTGTTTGCGGCCCGCCCCGAAATTTCCCACTGCTACATCCGGCGCACCTACCCGGAGTGGACCTATAATTTCTATACCATGATCCACGGCGAGCGGCCCGGACATGCGGAAGAAGTCGTGGCCGAGCTGGAAGCCGCCGTCGGCATCGACGACAACTGTGTGCTGCGCTCTCTCAAGGAACTCAAGAAGACCTCCATGGTCTATTTCAAATAG
- a CDS encoding NAD(P)H-dependent glycerol-3-phosphate dehydrogenase, with the protein MKVAVLGAGAWGTTLANMLAKNGVETVLWAREAEVADEIRATRENKTFLPGFTLSDKLDVESDPAIAFAGVDYFLLVIPSQFIRPALESFKDVLPDNPVIVCASKGIELNSLLPMSKVVAEALEGKRPRYASMSGPSFAAEVSADMPTSVALGCEDHELGRELQEAFSNPYFRVYYTPDYRGVELGGAVKNVIAIAAGMADGLQFGHDARAALITRGLAELSRLGMAMGGQERTFMGLSGMGDLVLTCTGDLSRNRQVGLRLGQGAKLDEIIGEMKAVAEGVKTTKALHDLAKKLNVDLPITEEVYAILYEDKDPATATRDLMSRDLKDE; encoded by the coding sequence ATGAAAGTAGCAGTGCTGGGCGCGGGAGCCTGGGGGACCACATTGGCCAACATGCTGGCCAAAAACGGGGTGGAAACAGTGCTCTGGGCACGCGAAGCGGAAGTCGCCGACGAGATCCGCGCCACCCGCGAAAACAAGACCTTTCTGCCGGGCTTTACCCTCTCGGACAAGCTCGACGTCGAATCCGATCCGGCAATCGCCTTTGCCGGTGTAGACTATTTTCTGCTGGTCATCCCCAGCCAGTTCATCCGCCCTGCGCTCGAAAGCTTCAAGGACGTCCTGCCGGACAACCCGGTCATCGTCTGCGCATCCAAGGGTATTGAACTCAACTCCCTGCTCCCCATGTCCAAGGTCGTGGCCGAAGCGCTTGAGGGCAAACGCCCCCGCTACGCATCCATGTCCGGGCCTTCGTTTGCCGCCGAAGTCTCTGCGGACATGCCCACATCGGTGGCGCTGGGCTGCGAAGACCACGAACTCGGCCGCGAGTTGCAGGAAGCGTTCTCCAACCCGTATTTCCGTGTCTACTACACGCCCGATTATCGGGGTGTGGAGCTGGGCGGCGCGGTCAAGAACGTCATCGCCATTGCCGCGGGCATGGCTGACGGACTGCAGTTCGGACACGACGCACGGGCTGCGCTCATTACGCGAGGACTGGCCGAGCTGAGCCGTCTCGGCATGGCCATGGGCGGTCAGGAGCGCACCTTCATGGGACTGTCCGGCATGGGCGATCTGGTGTTGACCTGTACCGGAGACCTGTCGCGCAACCGACAGGTGGGCCTCAGGCTCGGCCAGGGAGCCAAGCTCGATGAAATCATCGGCGAAATGAAGGCCGTGGCCGAGGGTGTCAAGACGACCAAGGCCCTCCACGATCTGGCCAAAAAACTCAACGTAGACCTGCCTATCACCGAGGAGGTCTACGCCATCCTGTACGAAGACAAAGACCCGGCCACAGCGACCAGAGACCTCATGAGCCGTGACCTCAAAGACGAATAA
- a CDS encoding SDR family oxidoreductase, translating to MQDRPVLVLGSTGYVGGRLVHLLLEGGYTVRAAGRSVDKIKARSWGDKVEAVQADMHDLDSLQRAAEGCDAAFYLVHSMGAPSRDFAAQERDAAYNMIQAAQSTGLKRIIYLGGLGEDHEDQPLSKHLKSRAEVGRILKLGSAKVTILRAAQIIGSGSSSFELIRYLADRLPVMITPKWVRTRTQPISIRNVLGYLMGCLENEATAGQTLDIGGPDILSYEELFQLYAEVAGLKKRHLFPMPLISPRLSSFWVSMITPVPMALSRSLIEGLRNEVICRNNHIRDLVPQELVPCSEAIRRALVKTEDHSVETCLFDSGRTCMPEWATAGDPGYAGGTQFQMGYSARLQGDPVSVWNVVQRIGGEQGWYFGDPLWRLRGFIDRLLAGPGMRRSDANRPGSPQVGDALDFWRVLAADEGRRLLLLAEMRLPGEALLEFSLDTQWENAVDLTMTAKFLPKGLFGLLYWYAMYPFHLILFSNMIKNISDLAGTHLYEPPRRIR from the coding sequence ATGCAGGATCGACCCGTTCTCGTTCTCGGCTCCACAGGATATGTGGGTGGCCGATTAGTCCATCTCCTTCTGGAAGGGGGCTATACCGTGCGCGCAGCAGGCCGGAGCGTCGACAAGATCAAGGCACGCTCCTGGGGCGACAAGGTCGAGGCCGTACAGGCAGACATGCACGACCTCGACAGCCTGCAACGGGCCGCCGAAGGGTGCGACGCCGCCTTTTATCTGGTCCATTCCATGGGCGCGCCCAGCAGGGATTTCGCCGCGCAGGAACGGGACGCGGCCTACAACATGATCCAGGCCGCGCAGAGCACCGGCCTCAAGCGCATCATCTATCTCGGCGGTCTGGGCGAGGATCATGAAGATCAGCCCTTGTCCAAGCATCTCAAGTCGCGCGCCGAAGTGGGCCGTATCCTCAAGCTGGGATCGGCCAAGGTCACCATCCTGCGCGCCGCCCAGATCATCGGCTCCGGTTCCTCTTCCTTTGAGCTGATACGCTACCTGGCCGACAGACTGCCGGTCATGATCACCCCCAAGTGGGTGCGCACACGGACGCAGCCCATTTCCATACGCAATGTCCTCGGCTACCTCATGGGCTGTCTTGAAAATGAGGCCACAGCTGGACAGACGTTGGATATCGGCGGCCCGGACATTCTTTCCTACGAAGAGTTGTTTCAACTCTATGCCGAGGTGGCCGGACTGAAAAAGCGCCACCTCTTCCCCATGCCCCTGATTTCTCCCCGACTCTCCTCGTTCTGGGTGTCCATGATCACCCCGGTGCCCATGGCCCTGTCCCGCTCCCTCATCGAAGGGTTACGCAATGAAGTGATCTGTCGGAATAACCATATTCGCGACCTTGTACCGCAGGAGCTTGTTCCCTGCTCCGAGGCCATCCGACGCGCATTGGTCAAGACTGAAGACCATTCGGTTGAGACGTGCCTCTTTGACTCGGGCCGCACATGTATGCCCGAATGGGCCACTGCAGGCGACCCCGGTTATGCAGGCGGCACTCAGTTCCAGATGGGATATTCCGCACGCCTTCAGGGCGATCCTGTCAGTGTCTGGAATGTGGTGCAGCGCATCGGCGGCGAACAGGGCTGGTATTTCGGTGATCCTCTCTGGCGACTGCGGGGGTTCATCGACCGGCTGCTGGCCGGTCCCGGCATGCGGCGCAGTGACGCCAATCGTCCGGGCTCTCCCCAGGTTGGCGACGCGCTGGATTTCTGGCGTGTGTTGGCCGCAGACGAAGGACGACGACTGCTTCTGCTGGCAGAAATGCGCCTGCCCGGCGAGGCGCTGCTGGAATTTTCCCTGGACACCCAGTGGGAAAACGCCGTGGACCTGACCATGACCGCCAAGTTCCTGCCCAAGGGGTTGTTCGGTCTGCTCTACTGGTATGCCATGTACCCTTTTCACCTGATTCTGTTCTCCAACATGATCAAGAACATCTCCGACTTGGCGGGCACCCATCTCTATGAACCGCCCCGAAGGATACGCTGA
- the cbiD gene encoding cobalt-precorrin-5B (C(1))-methyltransferase CbiD, translating into MTKQLRTGRTTGTCAAAAAMAGTTVLLTGTFPTEVKVPLPPGGSLIVPIERIENDGDTVRVTVLKDGGDDPDATHECEIQAVVVLDNQTATPLTISVDGGVGVGRVTLPGLPVPVGEAAINPEPLKQIEQAVRSCAQSMETGHIAVLVEVPEGEHIAQKTMNSRLGIIGGISILGTQGVVKPFSHDSWKATIEKGLDVARAQGLTHIVFTTGRRSERFYQRTHPGLPDFAFIQVADFFEFAMQAAAERGFTHVSWSVFFGKLVKQAQGLRYTHAKTHAVDFGRLADWCAEVGVRACYMEDIRSANTAVQVLGLLTGEPERALLIQLLLKQATKAADQFAGGTCSVAYTVFDFEGHKLAESETD; encoded by the coding sequence ATGACCAAGCAATTACGGACCGGAAGGACAACCGGCACATGCGCTGCGGCCGCGGCCATGGCCGGAACCACTGTCCTGTTGACCGGCACATTCCCCACAGAGGTCAAAGTCCCGCTGCCACCCGGCGGCTCTCTGATCGTCCCCATAGAACGCATTGAAAACGATGGTGACACCGTGCGCGTCACGGTCCTGAAGGACGGAGGCGATGACCCGGATGCCACGCACGAATGTGAAATCCAGGCCGTGGTCGTCCTTGATAACCAGACCGCGACTCCGCTGACGATCTCTGTTGACGGCGGCGTGGGCGTCGGTCGGGTCACCCTGCCCGGACTGCCTGTGCCTGTGGGTGAGGCGGCCATCAACCCGGAACCGCTCAAGCAGATAGAACAGGCGGTGCGAAGCTGCGCTCAGTCCATGGAGACCGGACACATTGCCGTCCTGGTGGAAGTCCCCGAAGGCGAACACATCGCCCAAAAGACCATGAACTCCCGACTGGGCATCATCGGCGGCATCTCCATCCTCGGTACGCAGGGCGTGGTCAAGCCGTTCTCCCACGACTCGTGGAAGGCGACCATCGAAAAGGGGCTGGATGTGGCCCGCGCCCAGGGATTGACGCACATCGTCTTCACCACGGGCCGTCGATCCGAACGCTTCTATCAGAGAACCCATCCGGGGCTGCCGGATTTCGCGTTCATCCAGGTCGCCGATTTTTTCGAGTTCGCCATGCAGGCCGCGGCCGAGCGGGGGTTCACTCATGTCTCGTGGTCCGTCTTCTTCGGCAAGCTGGTCAAGCAGGCGCAAGGGCTGCGATATACCCACGCCAAAACCCACGCCGTGGATTTCGGCAGACTGGCGGACTGGTGCGCGGAAGTGGGCGTTCGGGCCTGTTACATGGAAGACATTCGGTCCGCCAACACCGCTGTGCAGGTCCTCGGATTGCTGACAGGAGAGCCGGAACGCGCGCTCCTCATTCAATTACTCCTAAAGCAGGCAACCAAAGCAGCCGATCAGTTTGCAGGAGGAACGTGTTCGGTCGCGTACACGGTATTCGATTTCGAAGGACACAAACTGGCGGAATCCGAGACCGACTAG
- a CDS encoding glycosyltransferase family 2 protein: MTLLSIVVPNHDYGRFADRFFGSIAAQSLPLDAVEVLFIDDGSTDDSVEKARQWSKRLSCHHFAIEAVDRIGRPGAVRNLGLSRATGEYLISLDPDDTLHPDFLATCIATLDANPDIHLVYTDYVEHTGETSREVRLPKFNQGHLRMQNTLPPVALYRREIWDAGVRYRENTDYEDWDFWVQCLMTGARFHHIPVPRYNYQLHGDNFSNQAQKNDGLAKALIVLNNPAFFHPLVREWADGYMRGRLHSQAFQRGHIPTPDDVRALLRTVEDTVLQASTS; encoded by the coding sequence ATGACACTACTTTCCATCGTTGTCCCCAATCATGATTATGGTCGGTTCGCTGATCGTTTTTTTGGCTCCATTGCCGCGCAATCACTGCCGCTTGATGCAGTGGAGGTGCTCTTCATCGACGACGGCAGCACTGACGACTCCGTGGAAAAAGCCCGCCAGTGGTCAAAACGACTTTCCTGTCACCACTTTGCCATCGAAGCCGTAGACAGAATCGGCAGGCCCGGCGCCGTGCGGAACCTCGGCCTGTCCCGCGCCACCGGCGAGTACCTGATCAGCCTGGACCCGGACGACACCCTGCACCCGGATTTTCTCGCCACCTGCATCGCCACCCTGGACGCAAATCCCGATATCCACCTCGTCTACACTGACTACGTTGAGCATACCGGTGAGACCTCCCGCGAGGTGCGCCTGCCAAAGTTCAACCAGGGCCACCTGCGCATGCAAAACACCCTGCCCCCGGTCGCGCTCTATCGAAGGGAAATATGGGACGCCGGGGTACGGTATCGGGAAAACACCGACTACGAGGACTGGGATTTCTGGGTCCAATGCCTGATGACCGGTGCTCGCTTCCACCACATTCCCGTGCCCCGCTACAACTATCAGCTGCACGGCGACAACTTTTCCAATCAGGCACAGAAAAACGACGGACTGGCCAAGGCGCTGATCGTGCTGAACAACCCGGCCTTCTTTCACCCGCTGGTCCGGGAATGGGCAGATGGGTACATGCGTGGCAGACTCCACTCACAGGCCTTTCAACGCGGCCACATACCGACCCCGGACGATGTCCGGGCACTGCTGCGAACCGTGGAAGACACGGTGCTCCAAGCGTCGACATCATAG